One Etheostoma spectabile isolate EspeVRDwgs_2016 chromosome 12, UIUC_Espe_1.0, whole genome shotgun sequence genomic window carries:
- the LOC116699182 gene encoding glutamate-rich protein 6 isoform X2, whose translation MMSSSSYAVAATLEHELNVPQPVLDDHRIPEGCPQSVSDPPAYCFRAAGVLRYNRESDNHRINLTTILPASQPQTEYPVKCEYCGQKAQPPLDLPGAQGPETMPLFCCVQWQQLCKTLVKWNRLVERRCDLRASTPTSSSGDQPATEINERLFQGKEMEDYNKFTLDLPSGLGKTELSIYEDFSIQLPVAATFAPKSKVLTFRLSCAPEQGCWTVYPEKHVKIKEQEEQVLVPFCAHKPLQFGVCHYQDGAEFLKKYYSNGMTFLTVFPDGSAQVFYPSGLLALIVVVTEVNGRVCIVYDDSNASCQPIRAMFQSDGRATCYHNNGNIWLTLNSSGGQCLDEAGAKVRRWSWSSPTPLQPVFLSINKTVGVRVLEKEQVFVSFLAKGQQTKFSVGACCAQCECKTDGSGPSVLKEEFVLAARIRINTALRHLNQYLMTPSHQGPHLQAFQSNET comes from the exons ATGATGTCCAGCTCTTCCT atGCTGTTGCCGCTACACTAGAGCATGAGCTCAATGTGCCACAACCAGTCCTGGATGACCAC CGGATACCAGAGGGCTGTCCACAGTCTGTCAGTGACCCACCCGCCTATTGTTTCAGAGCAGCAGGAGTTCTGAGGTACAATCGGGAGTCTGACAACCACAGGATAAACTTAACAACCATTCTTCCAGCG TCCCAGCCTCAGACAGAATACCCAGTGAAATGTGAATACTGTGGACAAAAGGCCCAACCTCCACTGGATCTTCCAGGGGCACAGGGGCCAGAG ACCATGCCACTCTTCTGCTGTGTCCAGTGGCAGCAGCTGTGTAAGACGCTGGTGAAGTGGAACCGTTTGGTTGAGAGGAGATGTGACCTGAGGGCTAGTACTCCAACATCATCATCAGGAGACCAGCCAGCCACAGAGATAAACGAGCGTCTCTTCCAAGGCAAAGAGATGGAGGATTACAACAAGTTTACCCTGGATTTACCGAGTGGACTTGG aaaaacagaATTGAGTATCTACGAGGATTTCTCAATCCAACTACCTGTAGCAGCAACCT TTGCCCCGAAATCAAAGGTACTCACCTTCCGGCTCTCTTGTGCTCCAGAACAAGGATGCTGGACAGTGTACCCTGAGAAGCACGTGAAAATAAAAGAGCAAGAGGAGCAGGTGTTAGTCCCTTTTTGTGCCCACAAGCCACTTCAGTTTGGCGTGTGTCATTATCAG GATGGAGCAGAATTTCTCAAGAAGTATTATTCCAATGGCATGACATTTCTTACAGTGTTCCCTGATGGCTCTGCTCAGGTCTT CTATCCCTCCGGCCTCTTGGCTCTCATTGTCGTGGTCACTGAAGTAAATGGTAGGGTCTGCATCGTGTATGATGATAGCAATGCCTCCTGTCAACCAATTAGAGCAATGTTCCAGTCTGATGGCAGGGCGACGTGTTACCACAACAACGGAAACATATG GCTGACCTTAAACAGTTCAGGCGGCCAGTGTTTGGATGAGGCGGGTGCCAAGGTTCGTCGGTGGAGCTGGAGCAGTCCCACTCCCCTGCAGCCAGTCTTCCTGTCCattaacaaaactgttggggtGCGAGTCCTCGAGAAGGAACaagtgtttgtttcttttctggCAAAAGGCCAACAGACAAAATTCAGTGTGGGTGCCTGCTGCGCTCAG tgTGAATGTAAAACAGATGGTTCAGGGCCATCAGTATTAAAGGAAGAGTTTGTGTTGGCAGCCCGGATTAGGATCAACACGGCCCTTCGACATCTCAACCAGTACCTGATGACACCCTCACATCAAGGCCCTCACCTCCAAGCTTTTCAGTCTAATGAGACTTAA
- the selenot1a gene encoding thioredoxin reductase-like selenoprotein T1a: MKWLRFSLLVLGVFSLCCATSGDNSGVKKMKMQFATGPLLKFQICISUGYKRVFEEYTQALYQRYPDIRIEGENYLPVPLYRHVASFLSVFKLLVIGLIIIGRDPFALFGMQAPGIWEWGQGNKIYACMMVFFLSNMIENQCMSTGAFEITLNDVPVWSKLESGHLPSMQQLVQILDNEMKMNVHMNTGSHHHS, from the exons ATGAAGTGGTTGCGTTTTTCGCTCCTCGTTTTGGGGGTTTTCTCGCTGTGCTGCGCCACTTCTGGTGACAACAGCGGCgtgaagaagatgaagatgcAGTTTGCTACGGGACCCCTTCTAAAGTTTCAAATTTG CATTTCCTGAGGGTACAAGCGGGTGTTTGAGGAGTACACGCAGGCCTTGTACCAGCGGTACCCAGACATCCGTATTGAAGGGGAGAATTATCTTCCTGTGCCCCTCTATAG aCACGTTGCTTCCTTCCTGTCTGTGTTCAAACTGTTGGTGATTGGACTGATTATTATCGGCAGGGACCCATTCGCCCTTTTTGGTATGCAAGCCCCAGGCATCTGGGAGTGGGGCCAGGGAAATAAG ATATATGCCTGCATGATGGTGTTCTTCCTCAGCAATATGATTGAAAACCAGTGTATGTCTACCGGAGCTTTTGAAATCACATTAAATG ATGTTCCAGTGTGGTCAAAACTAGAGTCGGGTCACCTTCCCTCCATGCAGCAGCTTGTGCAAATTCTGGACAACGAGATGAAGATGAATGTTCACATGAACACAGGATCACACCACCACTCCTAA
- the LOC116699275 gene encoding leucine-rich repeat extensin-like protein 3: MSPSLQCGWDQLRFRAVGPGASQFAVEQADAPPLPLSQVPSNCGYTMQRNSFGLVILVPYDGCNMVQKDGSYVLPMRWQGRPVSLWCPKPPAPPQPQYPFGPQDPILEPETTTPPPPPPPTTTTILLTEGHHHSLKYPFDPQYPFKAYYPFNPQYPTPKAEMTPPVALPEGQNHHPSHKYPFDHQYFNPYYPFNPQYPTPESEMTPPVALPEGPHRHHPSHKYPFNRQYSFNPYYPVNPQYPTPESEMTPAVGLPKGHHHHHHILKYPFHPYYPQYPTPEVK; this comes from the exons ATGTCGCCCTCGTTGCAGTGTGGTTGGGACCAGTTAAGGTTCAGAGCAGTGGGACCAGGAGCTTCACAGTTTGCTGTGGAACAAG CAGATGCACCTCCATTACCTCTGTCCCAAGTTCCTTCCAACTGTGGCTACACCATGCAGAGGAACTCTTTTGGGCTTGTCATACTGGTTCCCTATGATGGCTGCAACATGGTTCAAAAG gaTGGAAGTTATGTGCTTCCTATGCGTTGGCAGGGACGTCCAGTCTCACTCTGGTGTCCCAAACCTCCAGCCCCTCCTCAACCCCAATATCCTTTTGGTCCCCAAGATCCAATTCTTGAGCcagaaacaacaacaccaccaccaccaccaccaccaacaacaacaactatccTTCTCACTGAAGGACACCATCACTCTCTCAAATATCCTTTCGATCCCCAATATCCTTTCAAGGCCTACTATCCTTTCAATCCCCAATATCCAACTCCTAAGGCTGAGATGACACCACCAGTGGCTCTCCCTGAAGGACAAAACCATCATCCCTCACACAAATATCCTTTTGATCACCAATATTTCAATCCCTACTATCCTTTCAATCCCCAATATCCAACTCCTGAATCTGAGATGACACCACCAGTGGCTCTCCCTGAAGGACCCCACCGTCATCACCCCTCTCACAAATATCCTTTCAATCGCCAATATTCTTTCAATCCCTACTATCCTGTCAATCCCCAATATCCAACTCCAGAATCTGAGATGACACCAGCAGTGGGTCTCCCTAAAGGAcaccaccatcatcaccacATTCTCAAATATCCTTTCCATCCCTACTATCCCCAATATCCAACTCCTGAG GTCAAA
- the LOC116699182 gene encoding glutamate-rich protein 6 isoform X1, translating to MYSSMTTGKPSSAEEALEQLWTLSLYCIFIFRRKEHSNFTPVRRTDKKMMSSSSYAVAATLEHELNVPQPVLDDHRIPEGCPQSVSDPPAYCFRAAGVLRYNRESDNHRINLTTILPASQPQTEYPVKCEYCGQKAQPPLDLPGAQGPETMPLFCCVQWQQLCKTLVKWNRLVERRCDLRASTPTSSSGDQPATEINERLFQGKEMEDYNKFTLDLPSGLGKTELSIYEDFSIQLPVAATFAPKSKVLTFRLSCAPEQGCWTVYPEKHVKIKEQEEQVLVPFCAHKPLQFGVCHYQDGAEFLKKYYSNGMTFLTVFPDGSAQVFYPSGLLALIVVVTEVNGRVCIVYDDSNASCQPIRAMFQSDGRATCYHNNGNIWLTLNSSGGQCLDEAGAKVRRWSWSSPTPLQPVFLSINKTVGVRVLEKEQVFVSFLAKGQQTKFSVGACCAQCECKTDGSGPSVLKEEFVLAARIRINTALRHLNQYLMTPSHQGPHLQAFQSNET from the exons ATGTACAGCTCCATGACAACTGGGAAACCTTCATCTGCAGAGGAAGCTCTAGAACAGCTCTGGACCTTGAG cctatactgtatattcatctTCAGGAGGAAAGAACACAGTAACTTTACTCCAGTCAGAAGGACAGACAAAAAGATGATGTCCAGCTCTTCCT atGCTGTTGCCGCTACACTAGAGCATGAGCTCAATGTGCCACAACCAGTCCTGGATGACCAC CGGATACCAGAGGGCTGTCCACAGTCTGTCAGTGACCCACCCGCCTATTGTTTCAGAGCAGCAGGAGTTCTGAGGTACAATCGGGAGTCTGACAACCACAGGATAAACTTAACAACCATTCTTCCAGCG TCCCAGCCTCAGACAGAATACCCAGTGAAATGTGAATACTGTGGACAAAAGGCCCAACCTCCACTGGATCTTCCAGGGGCACAGGGGCCAGAG ACCATGCCACTCTTCTGCTGTGTCCAGTGGCAGCAGCTGTGTAAGACGCTGGTGAAGTGGAACCGTTTGGTTGAGAGGAGATGTGACCTGAGGGCTAGTACTCCAACATCATCATCAGGAGACCAGCCAGCCACAGAGATAAACGAGCGTCTCTTCCAAGGCAAAGAGATGGAGGATTACAACAAGTTTACCCTGGATTTACCGAGTGGACTTGG aaaaacagaATTGAGTATCTACGAGGATTTCTCAATCCAACTACCTGTAGCAGCAACCT TTGCCCCGAAATCAAAGGTACTCACCTTCCGGCTCTCTTGTGCTCCAGAACAAGGATGCTGGACAGTGTACCCTGAGAAGCACGTGAAAATAAAAGAGCAAGAGGAGCAGGTGTTAGTCCCTTTTTGTGCCCACAAGCCACTTCAGTTTGGCGTGTGTCATTATCAG GATGGAGCAGAATTTCTCAAGAAGTATTATTCCAATGGCATGACATTTCTTACAGTGTTCCCTGATGGCTCTGCTCAGGTCTT CTATCCCTCCGGCCTCTTGGCTCTCATTGTCGTGGTCACTGAAGTAAATGGTAGGGTCTGCATCGTGTATGATGATAGCAATGCCTCCTGTCAACCAATTAGAGCAATGTTCCAGTCTGATGGCAGGGCGACGTGTTACCACAACAACGGAAACATATG GCTGACCTTAAACAGTTCAGGCGGCCAGTGTTTGGATGAGGCGGGTGCCAAGGTTCGTCGGTGGAGCTGGAGCAGTCCCACTCCCCTGCAGCCAGTCTTCCTGTCCattaacaaaactgttggggtGCGAGTCCTCGAGAAGGAACaagtgtttgtttcttttctggCAAAAGGCCAACAGACAAAATTCAGTGTGGGTGCCTGCTGCGCTCAG tgTGAATGTAAAACAGATGGTTCAGGGCCATCAGTATTAAAGGAAGAGTTTGTGTTGGCAGCCCGGATTAGGATCAACACGGCCCTTCGACATCTCAACCAGTACCTGATGACACCCTCACATCAAGGCCCTCACCTCCAAGCTTTTCAGTCTAATGAGACTTAA